One region of Nitrospiraceae bacterium genomic DNA includes:
- a CDS encoding cytochrome c, translating into MGGSLGKPIILTVLIYLFLKFIVPNIPGSAPLPSSLIFLYIMLTTTGIVIFATLSGESKDAFWGPIQRFLTGEKIGALQTARYAVLILFPLLVGWQTYGSTAQSDAPPAENRTIHPAPPGEYTGLSNPVAKTPDNIMQGKGFYAAFCSPCHGGNFDGKGPASRGFNPPPANFSDPTTIAMLQESYLFWRIKKGGVGLPIEGMPWKSAMPRWEVELPDEWIWKIIMGEYDGAHQSPRTWE; encoded by the coding sequence ATGGGTGGCTCGTTGGGGAAACCAATCATCCTGACCGTACTCATCTATCTGTTCTTGAAATTCATCGTACCCAATATTCCTGGGTCCGCCCCGCTGCCGTCCAGTTTGATCTTTCTCTATATCATGCTGACGACGACGGGCATCGTGATCTTCGCGACGTTAAGCGGAGAATCGAAGGATGCATTCTGGGGACCGATCCAGCGATTTTTGACCGGCGAAAAAATCGGGGCGTTGCAGACAGCCCGCTACGCCGTGTTGATTCTGTTCCCGCTCTTGGTGGGGTGGCAAACGTATGGGAGTACGGCGCAGAGCGATGCGCCACCTGCTGAAAATCGGACCATTCACCCGGCTCCTCCGGGAGAATATACCGGCCTGTCCAATCCAGTGGCTAAAACCCCCGACAACATCATGCAGGGCAAAGGGTTCTATGCCGCCTTCTGTTCGCCCTGCCACGGTGGGAATTTCGACGGGAAGGGCCCGGCGTCGCGTGGCTTTAATCCTCCTCCGGCAAACTTCTCAGACCCGACGACGATTGCCATGCTCCAGGAAAGCTATCTGTTCTGGCGCATCAAGAAAGGCGGGGTCGGCCTCCCTATCGAAGGCATGCCGTGGAAATCCGCCATGCCGCGTTGGGAAGTCGAGTTGCCGGATGAATGGATCTGGAAAATCATCATGGGTGAGTACGACGGTGCCCATCAATCTCCTCGAACTTGGGAGTAA
- the ubiA gene encoding 4-hydroxybenzoate octaprenyltransferase produces MHGTWPAQSASNARIVPPLAAFGRLIRLKSQTGTFLLLLPTLWALVLASRGLPPWRLMIIFLIGSFLMRSAGVVLNDLADRSLDRHVTRTQSRPLASGELTPGHAIAILIVLVALAAMLLLLLDPMTIMLSPMALLLAALYPFAKRVIHIPQAMLGLAFGWGTIMAWSAAQGTVTAPAWCIYAATLCWAIGYDTIYALQDQDDDRRIGIKSSAILFGSRTWLAVGVALGGMLLFLSIAGWLTQVGWFFYLVLIAVGFFFAWQIRRLRRNVSASTALSMFQQHAWIGTAILGGLLGSLLL; encoded by the coding sequence ATGCACGGGACTTGGCCAGCACAGTCGGCCTCGAACGCACGTATAGTACCACCGCTTGCCGCGTTCGGCAGGCTCATTCGACTGAAGAGCCAAACAGGCACGTTCCTCCTTTTATTACCGACCCTCTGGGCGCTGGTTCTCGCATCCCGTGGTCTCCCGCCCTGGCGATTGATGATCATATTTCTTATCGGCTCATTTCTTATGCGCAGCGCCGGTGTAGTGCTCAACGATCTCGCCGATCGTTCACTCGATCGACACGTGACACGCACGCAGTCTCGCCCTCTTGCTTCCGGTGAACTTACGCCGGGCCATGCGATTGCCATTCTGATCGTCCTTGTCGCACTGGCTGCCATGCTGTTGCTGTTGCTCGATCCGATGACCATCATGCTGAGCCCCATGGCGCTTCTCCTGGCAGCACTGTACCCCTTTGCCAAGCGGGTCATCCATATTCCTCAAGCCATGTTGGGACTCGCCTTCGGGTGGGGAACGATCATGGCGTGGTCCGCTGCGCAGGGGACCGTGACGGCTCCAGCCTGGTGCATCTATGCAGCCACGCTGTGCTGGGCGATCGGCTACGATACGATCTATGCGTTACAGGACCAGGACGACGACCGTCGCATCGGCATTAAATCATCGGCCATCTTGTTCGGCTCGCGGACATGGCTCGCGGTCGGTGTGGCGCTCGGAGGGATGCTTCTCTTCTTGAGCATCGCAGGATGGCTCACCCAAGTCGGATGGTTCTTCTATCTGGTATTGATCGCCGTCGGGTTCTTTTTCGCCTGGCAGATACGCCGGCTCCGACGCAACGTCTCGGCGTCAACAGCTCTGTCCATGTTCCAGCAACACGCGTGGATCGGAACGGCTATCCTGGGTGGACTGCTTGGCAGCTTGTTACTATAA
- a CDS encoding c-type cytochrome encodes MKAARLHVLGAVAGLVGVWAMVAGGCANEQQRKGHELYAHYCMHCHGESGRQNEGFNWASMPDPKPKDLSNKSEMSTFKDEDIFNTISRDMKDTSPGGDKIGDDDFAVPTMPTFKYTLSEEEIWAIVGYVRTLHGMKLEFKVEERKKELADAVQAAQGKFDQAKNTYDEAEKKASDEAEKKNVDVDESVYAKEQAAMAQAKKDLDAAQTALNYFLSRPGKGLHIARPDLTMKPEQAAQLAEVGKRLYANKYGCNGCHSVGGEGGRVGPALDRAGFRLNGTWIYRWVRNPQAMKPETRMPALGLSDADAKAVTMYLNTLRAPKPGDMPVAKPAS; translated from the coding sequence ATGAAGGCCGCACGACTTCACGTACTGGGAGCGGTGGCCGGCCTGGTCGGAGTGTGGGCCATGGTCGCCGGAGGCTGTGCCAATGAGCAACAGAGAAAAGGGCACGAGCTCTATGCCCATTACTGCATGCACTGTCACGGCGAAAGTGGGCGTCAGAACGAAGGGTTCAATTGGGCGTCAATGCCCGATCCGAAGCCCAAGGATCTCTCCAACAAATCCGAGATGTCGACGTTCAAAGACGAGGATATCTTCAATACCATTTCGCGCGACATGAAAGACACGAGCCCCGGCGGCGACAAGATCGGCGACGATGACTTTGCCGTCCCGACGATGCCGACTTTCAAATACACGCTCTCTGAGGAGGAAATCTGGGCCATCGTTGGTTATGTGCGAACACTGCACGGCATGAAGCTTGAGTTTAAGGTCGAGGAACGCAAGAAGGAGCTCGCGGATGCCGTTCAAGCCGCCCAAGGCAAATTCGATCAGGCAAAAAACACCTACGACGAAGCTGAAAAGAAAGCCAGTGACGAAGCGGAGAAGAAGAACGTCGATGTCGATGAATCAGTCTATGCGAAAGAGCAGGCGGCCATGGCACAGGCGAAAAAAGACCTCGATGCCGCTCAGACTGCGCTCAATTATTTTTTGTCGAGGCCAGGCAAAGGTCTGCATATTGCCAGACCCGATCTGACCATGAAGCCTGAGCAGGCCGCGCAGCTGGCGGAAGTCGGCAAGCGGCTCTATGCCAATAAATATGGCTGCAACGGTTGCCACAGCGTTGGTGGTGAAGGCGGCAGGGTCGGGCCGGCGCTCGATCGAGCCGGTTTCAGACTCAACGGGACCTGGATCTATCGGTGGGTGAGAAATCCACAGGCGATGAAGCCAGAGACGCGGATGCCCGCCCTCGGGCTCAGCGACGCAGATGCAAAGGCCGTGACCATGTACCTGAATACGTTACGCGCGCCGAAACCTGGCGATATGCCGGTTGCCAAGCCGGCGAGCTGA
- a CDS encoding caspase family protein → MRIIEKRCDGPVLFGISLFVEVGERVSPILRCSASIVVVVVLSSLVVGCSLFQSRSGLKTGYYLPLMVQLRNASSVTGAQVAYKDACSQPQSIPIGDLLQEAIKRKTGLVFEKVVTAEKGSIPPAVDGYVDVAVGFHRMDLVIYQKAKRSFPVTVALGLEFAYTDTDGTVLFSKKLQSSSSGEVDVVSEGSCQVKGIDPILRDVVETVTDGMAKQLGESTKVREQAAARKAGVPRTAASGSPPPPLAVQGSTDVPTLVPPTAPNSAEATQVPTPPHSEEPTTLMFRAIVRDQNRNLVLHGGEAIAVEVEVKNEGPGAVHGVEILVSGTPALTEHLSGIITVGELQAGEVKRVTLDGTIGAVKDPIQAELILTLRANSTSVKIPSSKKFVVAMKPESDAEAALLPVDVDQLPKRAGKLKQPKAVGITIGVEQYRDTNMSRIRYAARDAEVMAMYLKSIVGVPPDRVRTLVDSQALKHDMAELFEEWLPQQVDPTSVVYVYFSGLGIVDGTTGAVSLVPFDGPSSSSLRVYSLRRLQEALIKLPVERAIVMLDVSLESAAGADPDAKVAPIWESEGSPKDRLMWMVGNRSVQESHRYDPGQHGLFTYQLLKGLGGGADIDKDGTILAGELCTYARGQVTKMAREQFANEQQPACIPGPGQGALSRLQPVARYK, encoded by the coding sequence ATGAGGATAATCGAGAAACGTTGTGACGGCCCGGTGCTTTTCGGTATAAGCTTATTTGTGGAAGTGGGTGAACGAGTGTCTCCGATCCTTCGTTGCAGCGCCTCCATAGTGGTTGTGGTGGTGTTGTCTTCCCTGGTGGTTGGCTGCTCTCTGTTTCAGAGTCGAAGTGGGCTCAAAACAGGGTATTACCTGCCGCTGATGGTACAGCTGCGCAATGCTTCCAGTGTGACTGGCGCGCAGGTGGCTTATAAGGATGCCTGCAGCCAACCCCAATCCATTCCTATCGGCGATCTCTTGCAAGAGGCCATCAAACGCAAGACGGGCTTGGTGTTCGAGAAGGTGGTGACAGCTGAAAAGGGATCGATACCTCCTGCGGTGGATGGTTATGTCGATGTCGCAGTGGGGTTCCATCGTATGGACCTGGTCATCTATCAAAAGGCGAAGCGGAGCTTTCCGGTCACAGTAGCCCTTGGGCTAGAATTTGCGTACACCGATACTGACGGCACCGTGTTGTTTTCGAAAAAATTGCAGAGCTCAAGCAGCGGCGAAGTCGATGTTGTGTCGGAAGGCAGTTGTCAGGTCAAGGGGATCGACCCAATTCTCCGAGACGTAGTTGAGACTGTCACCGATGGGATGGCTAAACAACTCGGTGAGTCGACAAAGGTCCGAGAGCAGGCTGCAGCGAGAAAGGCTGGCGTGCCTCGAACGGCGGCGTCAGGCAGCCCACCGCCGCCCCTGGCAGTGCAGGGCTCTACGGATGTGCCGACGCTGGTTCCTCCGACGGCGCCAAATTCGGCTGAAGCGACACAAGTGCCGACACCGCCTCATTCCGAGGAACCCACAACGCTGATGTTCCGGGCGATCGTGCGTGATCAGAATCGGAACCTCGTCTTGCATGGTGGTGAGGCGATCGCTGTGGAGGTCGAGGTGAAAAATGAGGGCCCCGGTGCGGTGCATGGAGTGGAAATTCTGGTCAGCGGCACACCGGCTTTGACGGAGCATCTTTCCGGCATCATCACGGTCGGGGAGTTACAGGCAGGCGAGGTCAAGCGTGTGACGTTGGACGGAACAATTGGAGCGGTCAAGGATCCGATTCAAGCTGAGCTCATTCTGACATTGCGGGCGAACTCGACGTCGGTGAAAATACCCTCTTCAAAGAAGTTTGTGGTGGCGATGAAACCCGAGTCCGACGCAGAGGCGGCTCTCTTGCCCGTCGATGTCGATCAGTTGCCGAAGCGGGCCGGGAAGCTTAAGCAACCGAAAGCGGTGGGGATTACCATTGGGGTGGAGCAATACCGTGATACCAACATGTCGCGGATCAGATACGCCGCTCGCGATGCTGAAGTCATGGCCATGTATCTCAAGTCAATTGTGGGCGTCCCTCCTGATCGCGTCCGTACGTTAGTGGATTCGCAGGCGCTCAAACATGATATGGCAGAACTTTTCGAAGAATGGCTTCCACAACAGGTCGATCCGACGAGCGTGGTCTATGTCTACTTCTCCGGACTCGGGATTGTTGATGGAACGACGGGGGCGGTCTCGCTGGTTCCGTTCGATGGTCCGTCTTCGTCGAGTTTGCGCGTATACTCACTTCGTCGATTGCAGGAGGCGTTGATAAAACTTCCTGTTGAACGGGCAATCGTGATGTTGGATGTCTCGCTCGAGTCGGCAGCAGGTGCGGATCCCGACGCGAAGGTGGCGCCGATATGGGAGTCGGAGGGCTCACCGAAAGATCGACTGATGTGGATGGTCGGCAACCGCTCTGTCCAAGAGTCGCACCGCTACGATCCCGGACAACACGGGCTGTTCACCTATCAACTCCTCAAAGGCCTCGGCGGCGGCGCCGATATCGACAAGGATGGAACGATCCTCGCGGGCGAACTCTGCACCTATGCCAGGGGGCAGGTGACCAAGATGGCCAGAGAGCAGTTTGCCAACGAGCAGCAACCCGCCTGCATTCCTGGTCCAGGGCAGGGGGCCCTGTCCCGGCTCCAGCCCGTGGCCCGGTATAAGTAG
- a CDS encoding ethylbenzene dehydrogenase-related protein, which yields MRQRIQWGSAVTGIGALLFFAGTTIGLAQESVAVRATMVKGGLPVDDPNAAAWNGATQAQFPLSPQVHWQNRIQEATVKDLKVRALHDGTQLAVLLEYADPTEDPDDAAALEFMVGDKKAHFAHGQPMAQVEGGPVNIWFWKNKENKAVDMNAKGFGTLKAQAHQDVKAKGVYANGTWKVVFFRSLANEHVDEDVQVKPGEFINIAFAVWDGKKDASGELREKGSQKAVSSWWYFRAEAPPDYSAYLYAAMAVGLALGFQFVLIRKLKKGKSA from the coding sequence ATGAGACAACGGATTCAGTGGGGCAGCGCGGTTACAGGGATCGGAGCCTTGTTGTTTTTCGCGGGGACGACGATCGGCCTGGCTCAGGAGAGTGTGGCGGTCAGGGCGACGATGGTCAAAGGCGGCCTCCCGGTCGACGATCCCAACGCCGCGGCCTGGAACGGCGCGACGCAGGCGCAGTTTCCGCTGTCGCCGCAGGTCCATTGGCAGAACCGAATTCAAGAAGCGACCGTCAAGGACCTCAAAGTTCGGGCTCTCCACGATGGCACTCAACTCGCCGTGCTCTTGGAATATGCCGATCCGACCGAAGACCCCGATGATGCGGCGGCGCTCGAATTTATGGTGGGAGACAAGAAAGCCCACTTTGCACATGGCCAACCGATGGCGCAGGTGGAAGGCGGCCCGGTTAATATCTGGTTTTGGAAGAATAAAGAGAACAAAGCGGTCGATATGAACGCCAAGGGCTTCGGCACCCTCAAGGCGCAGGCGCATCAGGACGTCAAGGCCAAGGGTGTCTATGCGAATGGGACGTGGAAAGTAGTGTTCTTCCGAAGTCTGGCGAACGAGCATGTTGATGAAGACGTCCAAGTGAAGCCCGGCGAATTCATCAACATCGCCTTTGCCGTGTGGGATGGAAAAAAAGACGCCAGCGGCGAACTCAGGGAAAAGGGTTCCCAGAAAGCCGTGTCGTCCTGGTGGTATTTCCGCGCGGAAGCTCCCCCAGACTATTCGGCCTATCTGTATGCTGCCATGGCTGTGGGGCTGGCATTGGGATTTCAATTCGTCCTCATACGCAAGCTCAAGAAAGGGAAGTCAGCATGA
- a CDS encoding cytochrome ubiquinol oxidase subunit I has translation MRHQDGMIRRLLQTGCGRGGMLPVLLLAAGLFGLPALGLAADSVAPAAATAYRDIPGIGSRNIIWVIAQLHLLLAGFVLGVPIFAWVCEIVGWKTGEKRYDKLAKEFTKLLTSSYATTALFGGILLFLLIGFYPKLMNYLTDIFFPSFIVYCLLFLLETVTLYLYWYGWDAMQDGGKKTFHIFLGFLLNVFAFFIMIVPNSWATFQASPVVIAEGSDIARAWAATWNPTWWPVNIHRLIANVVLGGFICGAYAGVRYLSATAVEERDHYDWMGYVGNFIGVFGMLPLPFAGYWLMREVYQYNQQMGITLMGGFLSWLFILQAMLIGVLFLGANYYFWLGITYRIPGSEMRYRKPIMAMLIILLLCLGVWMTPHSLVASLEEARKMGGTHHPLLGVFGVMSAKMTVANLMILVTFMSFIMYWRAGKEETATWAKVARSVMGGVLVIAAIAVIVLGVWGYFVPAIIRINYFSTSQVLIVLFVMLTITPLTALLLKSAKTTTEMVWGRMPPRAGYALVLNAVMVILLMTLMGYARSSSRVHWHVYGVMRDSSPYAYSPALGYAAAFMALNTFLFCLLVAFIFWVATMGDKGKAPSGSAKGGLPHGALPAMAGGSQGLDKQ, from the coding sequence ATGCGACACCAGGACGGAATGATTCGGCGGCTTCTCCAGACCGGTTGCGGTCGCGGTGGGATGCTCCCGGTGCTGTTGCTGGCAGCGGGTCTCTTTGGTCTCCCTGCACTGGGGCTTGCAGCAGATAGTGTTGCCCCCGCGGCCGCGACGGCCTATCGGGACATTCCTGGGATCGGCAGCCGGAACATCATTTGGGTCATTGCACAGCTCCATCTCCTGTTGGCGGGGTTCGTCTTGGGCGTCCCCATCTTTGCGTGGGTCTGCGAGATTGTCGGCTGGAAGACCGGTGAGAAGCGTTACGACAAGCTGGCGAAGGAATTCACCAAGCTCTTGACCTCTTCCTACGCAACGACCGCACTCTTCGGCGGCATCCTCTTGTTTCTGTTGATCGGTTTCTATCCCAAGCTCATGAACTACCTGACGGATATTTTCTTCCCGTCCTTCATCGTCTATTGCTTGCTCTTCCTGCTCGAAACCGTGACGCTTTATCTCTATTGGTACGGGTGGGATGCCATGCAGGACGGCGGCAAGAAGACGTTCCATATCTTCTTGGGATTCCTGCTGAACGTCTTTGCATTTTTTATCATGATCGTGCCGAACTCCTGGGCCACGTTCCAGGCGAGTCCGGTGGTGATCGCAGAGGGATCTGATATTGCCAGGGCCTGGGCGGCCACGTGGAATCCAACCTGGTGGCCCGTCAACATTCACCGCCTGATCGCCAATGTCGTGTTGGGTGGCTTCATCTGTGGCGCCTATGCTGGTGTCCGTTATCTGTCCGCGACGGCGGTCGAGGAACGAGATCATTATGATTGGATGGGATACGTTGGAAATTTTATCGGAGTTTTTGGAATGCTCCCGTTGCCGTTTGCCGGTTACTGGCTTATGCGCGAGGTATATCAGTACAACCAACAGATGGGGATTACGCTCATGGGCGGCTTCCTGTCATGGCTGTTCATCCTGCAGGCCATGCTGATCGGTGTGCTGTTTCTAGGAGCGAACTATTACTTCTGGCTCGGGATCACGTACCGCATCCCAGGTTCCGAGATGAGGTATCGGAAGCCCATCATGGCCATGTTGATCATCCTGTTGCTCTGTTTGGGTGTCTGGATGACCCCGCACTCCCTGGTGGCCAGCTTAGAAGAAGCGAGAAAGATGGGTGGAACGCACCATCCGTTACTGGGTGTCTTCGGCGTGATGTCGGCGAAAATGACGGTGGCGAATCTCATGATCCTTGTCACCTTCATGAGCTTCATCATGTACTGGCGCGCAGGCAAGGAGGAGACGGCGACCTGGGCCAAGGTGGCGAGGTCGGTGATGGGCGGGGTTCTGGTGATCGCGGCGATCGCGGTGATTGTCCTTGGTGTGTGGGGGTACTTCGTTCCCGCCATCATTCGCATCAATTACTTCTCCACGTCGCAGGTGTTGATCGTCCTGTTCGTCATGCTCACGATTACGCCGCTCACTGCGCTGCTCCTCAAGAGCGCGAAGACTACGACGGAGATGGTGTGGGGCCGGATGCCGCCGCGCGCGGGTTATGCGCTTGTCCTGAACGCAGTGATGGTGATTCTGCTCATGACGCTCATGGGGTATGCCCGATCGTCGTCACGCGTCCATTGGCATGTGTACGGCGTGATGCGGGACTCGTCGCCCTATGCTTACTCCCCGGCGTTGGGGTATGCGGCGGCGTTCATGGCATTGAACACCTTCCTTTTCTGTTTGTTGGTCGCCTTCATCTTTTGGGTGGCGACAATGGGTGATAAGGGGAAAGCGCCCAGTGGGTCGGCCAAGGGCGGGCTTCCTCATGGGGCATTGCCGGCGATGGCGGGCGGGTCACAAGGGTTGGATAAACAATAG
- a CDS encoding cytochrome c — MSEVVLLQLIGLSVVGTGIVILLFIRAQFARVIGFVAIVLGLFSLVALAVPQMASLPPAEEKFDIATVKTPTDMASIGQKIFFSKGQCALCHSIGPSESARCPDLKGIGAKLSRDFIFESLTQPQAYIYLDYRHEGLPKEYPARMPYINKNPIGLTKNEILSVIAFLQQMSGEPISVNPSELEVPGHAPAAPVKAAESGPVAVAQAR, encoded by the coding sequence ATGAGTGAAGTCGTCTTGTTACAGCTGATTGGACTCTCGGTGGTCGGGACCGGGATCGTTATTCTGTTATTCATTCGCGCGCAGTTTGCTCGAGTCATCGGATTCGTAGCGATCGTGCTCGGCCTTTTCTCGCTGGTCGCGCTCGCAGTGCCGCAGATGGCATCGCTGCCGCCCGCCGAAGAAAAGTTCGACATTGCGACGGTGAAAACGCCGACGGACATGGCGTCCATCGGCCAGAAGATCTTCTTCAGCAAAGGCCAATGCGCACTCTGCCACTCGATCGGCCCCAGTGAGTCGGCCCGCTGTCCCGACCTCAAGGGTATCGGAGCCAAGCTGAGCCGCGATTTTATTTTTGAAAGCTTGACGCAGCCGCAAGCCTACATCTATCTCGACTATCGACATGAGGGTCTGCCGAAGGAATATCCGGCGCGGATGCCCTACATCAATAAGAATCCAATCGGCTTGACCAAAAATGAAATCTTGTCCGTCATCGCATTCCTGCAGCAAATGAGCGGAGAGCCAATATCCGTCAATCCGTCAGAATTGGAAGTGCCGGGCCATGCGCCTGCTGCCCCGGTGAAAGCGGCTGAGTCCGGTCCAGTGGCTGTGGCGCAAGCACGCTGA